The nucleotide sequence CTTCAGGAAATGCCTAAAGTACCACCATTCATTACAGACCTCTATATTATGTGTTCTagttaagaaaatcattttaggaaaaaaggacaaataaagaCCATTTGGCTTAATTCCTTcatttgtagatgagaaaattaagggcCACAGCAGGATATTTACTTGTACATGACAAATCATAACTTAATTGTAGCCCACTAAGATCTTGTGTCATCTcgttttgattattataaattattaacaaATTGAAGCTGAACGAGGGAATTAAAATGTGTGCATTATTTGTTTATGGGGTCCCTTTCCTCATTTGGTTTAATTGAGTTTTCTTTACTAACCTTCAAGGAACATCACATCTTTTTAAGATGGCCTTCTTTAATCACACCCATCTGCAGCTGTTTTCTGTACAGggcattttaattactattacatttaaatcattttttaaaaaatgtttctcataCGTGCACAAAGTGACTTGATcataaaaatgcagttttaacCAATCAAAAGTAAGTCGTTTAATTTTGAGGTgctagaaatataaagaaatgactATTCTAATTGGTATTTAAAATGTCCTCTGCTTGATGTTACAGGCAATGattactgtttcttttgcagCCTGAATTTTGATGGTTTGAAAGACAGAAACCCCCCAGACACTAAAACCATAGATGTTTAACAACTGCCTTGTCTAGCCAGATTCTTCTGCAGGTCCCTTTTCTCAATCCAGCAGTACTGTACGTGATACAATATGAAAACTTGTCCCACAAGGCTGGTTTTACTTAATGATACTTAGCAGAAGGGCTTTGCACTTTCATGATAATTTCCACCAGAAAAATCTCTCTGGAACGTACTAATAATAATCAGACCTAATATTAGCCTCAGATCAGAGATTTATTAAACCTATTTGGCAGAGTAGATAAAGTTGAATGACGAGGTATTCAAACATCTAGGCTGAGCTTGGGCCCTGGAAAGAGACTCTCAGGCTAGCACCCTAAAAGCATTCCTGAACAGTTAAATTTATACTAGACGTGACCTTTTTTACTCCCCAGAGGCTGTGAGATTAAGAATGTTGCAATTACTTCTATTGCTTTCGGGGCCTATGAGAAATCATCAGGCCTCATCCTCCAgagtggggtggagagagggcaACACTTCCTCCCCGAAGTTTCCCTCAACTTCCAAAGTAAAGGCTGTGATCTTTCCATCACCAACAATTGATAAATATCCATGAAACGCCTACGAGGTTCTGGGTTCGTAGTCGGGCTCATGGGGAGCAGAGGGATACGTGCGCAGTATTTAAGAACTACCGATTCTGTCTTTACCTTGTTAACTGAACTTCCACTAAGGCTCATCAATCTCGAACGCCGggaattaaaaaaccaaaacaaaacctcttctGCGTGTGTGTGAAGTCCACCGCCCTAAGATTTTGGGAAGACTCTTCTTCCCAAACAGGAAGAGATCCATTTCTTAGAAAGACGCGAAGTTAAGTTTCCTAAGGGGCTCGCGTCGGCGCGAGGGGAGGGCGGTCCCCGaggggcgggcgggcgcgggTCCCCAGGGTCGCCCGCGCGCTGGGAGAGTAGCAGCGGCGCCCCGCGCCTCGGCTCGCGAGCTCGGGCCGCGGAGCACGGCCCCCATGGGGGCCCCGGCGCCCGGGTCTCCGCTCCCCACCTGATTGCggcccttcccttctccttccccggCCCACTCCGccgcctccctctctcccccgcccccagagtcTCGTTTCAGTCATCCCTTTGTCCTTCCCCGGATTGGCAGGTTTTATTATTCCGCCTGAACAATCCGGCCGCCCAGTGGCTGAGGGTCGCTGACGTcggcggcagagccggggagtaGTTGGGATTTTGCTCTGTCAGTAACACATGTGTAAGCGCCGCGGAGGGAGCGAGCGAGCCGGCTAGAGGCCagcgctgccgccgccgccgccgcctcctcctcctcctcctccgagcCGGGCAGCGGCAGCGGCCCCGGCAGCAGCCCGGGCAGCGGCGCAGGCTCCAGCGCGCCGGGCCCCGGCCGGCCGCAGCTCCCCGGCTCCCGCGTGCGCCCCCCTCCCGGCCTCCgcacccgccgccgccgccgctccggGGCTGTTGTCTCTGCGGCTGCTCCCCGGCTGGAGAGGCAGGAAGCTCGGCCGAGCGGCCACCGCCGCCAGCCCCGAGCGAGCCAGCGAGCGCGCGGGAGGGAGgaaggcggaggaggaggaggagcgggaggcgcgcgggcgggggcgggggccgccgGGCGGGGGAATATACAAAGTGAAGCCACATTGCCAAACTTGCAGCAGCGATTGCAGCAGTTGCTGCCGCTGCGCCGCGCCTGAAGCCGCGCCGCGCGGGCCGAGGGCTCCTGCAGCTGCTCGCGCGGAGCCGGAGGCGGAGGAGAACGCCGAGGACTGAGACTGACACTCCTGCTCTCGGCCGCCTGCCACTTAACGCGGGGCCCCCCCAACCCAGCCTCAGAGCaacgctttaaaaaaaaaaaaaaaaaacagcccttagccccctcctcccctttcctgctTCTGCGAGAAcatccccccccactccctccagctCCGCCAGCCAAGGCGCCCCTTCCTTGGAAGCCGAGCGGCTTCGCTCGCTTTTCGCCGCCGCCGCCTTTCGCAATATTGCAATATAGGGGAAAAGCAGGTAAGGGGACGGCTGGGGAGCCGCGGgcaaggaggggggagagggaggagggggccgaTTTGGGCCCGGGCTGTTTtctttggcttccttcccttgACCGTCCCAAATTGCAAGTAAACAATACGTCGGCTTAGATAATGCGCGAGTCTGAAACTACCGAGGCCGGCCTGCGAGCTAGCACGGAGGGCAGCCAGCCCCGGGCAGCCAGCTTTGTAGCGGTTCCTGCTTACAAAAGGGTTCTTCTTGGAGACGGGGCTGGTGGGGAccttggaggggggtggggatatTTTCAGTTCctaagggagaggcaggaggtgcTTAAATGAGGGTTTAAGTATGAGAAGTAATGTGGGGGAAATAGTCacgacccccccacccccccagtaaACACTATTTTTGAAACAGTGGCAGAAAGGATCTAAGTGAGCAGGATTCAGTATTGCTGGTTCTTTTCAAAAATTCCTCTTGGCTTATAAGTCTTTTGTTCCAATCCAGGAGAAATCCGGTGAATCACCTAATTAAAATCAAGACATGAATTAAGCATCCATTTTTGTACTACAAATTGCCAGCGCTACGTTTGTCCCTCCCCTGGTCTCCATTAAAAAACACCAGAGACGTTGTTAAAGAGGGGCAGATTTTGCCTCTAGCTGCCAGTTCTGCTTTCTATTTCACTGACTATCCCAGGACCTAAATTGCTTGGCTATGTAATTACTAGAGTATAAGCCTATTTAacttaaaagctttcttttttttccaactctAAATGAAACTTGATGAGGGCCCGTCCTTAGTTATCAAGGGAGTCAGTTTCTGGTCAGTCCTCTTGATTCATCTCTTTTAGATTTAATCAGCATTAAGGTATTGCTTGTCCTTAAGAGCTTTAGCTAATGGGGTTACTGGATGCTTTTCTCAGTGTAatgtttccttttcaaaaaaaaatatacatatatatttacctCTCACCAAAGATGGGGGCGGGGAAGAGCTTGgaatctcctccctccctctccccttttaaaaaggaattcgGAGCGATTAAAACGTTGGGGGAAACAGTTTAAAGACCTCGGGCAGGAAATGCAGATTCATTTGGGTTAGGGCTGAAATTGTAACAAAAAGCAATTCCTCGAGTAAATGCATCAGATAAATCAATTTACATAAAGGTATGATGCATTCGGATGAATGCAATGCTAATGGGTTTTAGAGTGGTCCTGTTTCCAAAGTCTCAGGGTTTTGTTACAGCTTAATTGGTGCAGTTCTTATTCTGGTTTATTGTGCGGTCACTGGACACACGTTCCGGGACTCTTTCGGAGGAAATGTGTTTAAAATCGGCCTATTTAAGGAACCCGAGTCCTTGTTTCGTTCCCTTCCCCTGGTTTTTTTGCAGCAGCCAAGTTGGGCCGGGGACAGGCAAAGTTCGCCCTCTCCCTTCTGAGGTATCAGCTGAATGTCTTGAGCAGATAGCCGGGAGCCTCAGGGGGAGCCTACACTCTCGGCTTACAGAGGACAAAGACAAAACAGGCTGCTTAATTGGCAGTAAATAACTTGATCTTTTTATAGAATAAGTGACTGGAGGAACACTAGGACTTTATTGGACTCAGGATTGGAGGCAACAAATTAATCGGTTTAGGCTAAGCTTTATAAATTGATTCCTATATTATACCCCAGTTGCCTCTCGTGACATTCATTAGAAAGAGtggggaatttttaaaagcagtttttggTGACAGCAGGACTGGCTCGAATATAACTTGTGCATCCCTTAATAGTGCCTTCTCGCATATTATCTGtaacgccccccccccctttggaGGAACAAAGCTTTAGCATTTAAATTGCTGATCAAGGGCAGATTAGTGAGACCAAAGTGGAGAGTGTTTGTATAGGAAGTTAACAGGCATCCTAAAGTTCAATGATCTATTATTCTTGCCTGTGTCCTGAAAACCCAGAGAAAACACTCATTGATcttcaaaatgaaatgagatttgGAACAATAATGGGAGATGGCGGTCACCACAATGGCATGTGAAAGGTGCTGTTTAAAATACGAAAAACCAGTTTCGCAACTTTACACACCGCACCCCCTCCCTCGCGTCCCCTcgcctcccctcccaccaccacgctctccctcttcccctctgccggtttctccctccttccctccctccctccctttcagaAAACCGAACTATTTCCAACTTGTGAACTGCAGCTGCACTTCCCAGGGCAGAGCTTGGGAGGGAACGTGGCTCCGGCGGGGGCCGCCTCCCCGCTCCCCTCGGCTAGCTCTCGGGGCTCggcgggggccggggaggggcccGGCGCGGCGGTGGGTGGGTTTGACCCTCATTTGCTGGAGGCGGGCAgcgaaggagggaggagggggcagtgggcggaggcgggggctgggaggaggcgcCGCGAGGGGTGGAGCGCGCCGCCGAGCCTCGCTCTCGGAGTTTTGACAGTACCCAAGCTGAAATTGTCAGCGGCGGCGAGCGCTGGAAAGTTGAGAGGAGCTCGTGGCCCCAGAACAAAGCTTGAGAAAAGTAAACAGGCGGCTGCTGCCGGCtatcctccctccttccctctccccctcaccctccTGCGCGCCGTTGCCCTGCTGCTTCCTTCCAgcggctctgggggtggggggggggggcacggctTTGCTCTCTCGCGCGGCGATTACCACTAACTTTTGCATCGCCcctgttttgtctttctctccctgtccccttcccGCCCTCTGCAGACCATGGTGAATCCGGGCAGCAGCTCACAGCCGCCCCCCGTGACGGCCGGCTCCCTCTCCTGGAAGCGGTGCGCAGGCTGCGGGGGCAAGATTGCGGACCGCTTTCTGCTCTATGCCATGGACAGCTACTGGCACAGCCGGTGCCTCAAGTGCTCCTGCTGCCAGGCGCAGCTGGGCGACATCGGCACGTCCTGTTACACCAAGAGCGGCATGatcctttgcagaaatgactacATTAGGTAAGACTTGGCTGCTTCCCTTTAGATGGTGAGCAGAGCAATGGCAAGGCCAAAGGTTACCAAGGGTTTTAAGGAAAGGAACAGGATACCTGTGAGAATACGGTGTAACCTTCACCTCAAAAACCTGGTTGGTTCGATTTAAGGGGTTCGAGGAGCATGTGTTaatctttcagtttttaataataaattgatGGCAGAAGCCATACTAAGTAAAAACTCTTGTCCATCTGGTGGGACTGGGCTGTTAGGTGTGCAAAGGTTGGGCACTCTCCTGACCAGAATTTTAAGTGGTCTGCTCCAACTGGACCCTGAAAAGTGGGAGTTAGGCTGCTACCTTAAAGAAAGGTAGGGACCTACATAGAAACTCAGAGACAAAAGATTGCCTTAGAAATAAGTGTAGTTAGAAATGATTTGCCTATGGTGATGGctaattatatttacataaactcttttaaacttttttgagtGGAAAACTGTGACTCATTCTTTGTGCTccttgtgaaaaatgctgattaCCCATCAGTTTAAAAACTTGTAATTCTTCTCATAGTaaactccctccctctccccccctcaacaaaacataaaaaccctCAGTGGTAGTGTTTTTCTTTGTAGACTGTTAGTTGGAGGCTTGTAATGCTCAGTGTTAGTGTGTGGTTCGTGATGTAGAATTTGCAGGTTTTTCAGTTGAGGAATGTTCTGAttttgggttgttgttgttgtttgtatcaCTACTCTTGATTCCCAAAAGAGATTTAGGAAAAGAAGCTATAGAATTATACTAATCTTGCATTTTAAAGCAATGTATAGGAACATTCATATGCCTGTGTAAGCAGTCTTTTCCAACAAGTTTCAGTGCAATTAATGGAAAGAATTCAGGAGGTCAGGTGCCTATAGGATCTTTTCAGGTGAACTCAAGCTACTTAAACTCATTAATTTGAAAGGAGGCATTTGAAGGATTACACATTTAATTTGAGTAAATGGTTTGATAGACTGATGCACATGAATGCTTCTAGGAGGTGTTCTGTTTCAACAtccagtaattaaaaaaaaaaaaacaacaaaaaacccacacgCACACCGTTGATACTAGAGAACCGTTGATATTAGAGAACCGCTCACTTTTACGAAGAATTGCATTCTAGTTAAATTTCTGTCCTAAACCGTTTTCTTTATAGAATATTAGTAGAAAACATTGCTCTCTTCAATGCGGGTGAATCAGTGGATGAGGTATTTTGTACAAAGTTTAGTTCCATTGTGATTCCCTCAACTCTGCATCTAAAAGTGCAGAAGATCCCAGTACAGTTCAGAGCTGAGTATGTGTATGTTTACCCCAGTAATTTCATTAATCTAAAATGATGGAGTAAAATGACATTTGGTTATTCCGATAATGCAACCTATGTCCACTCTGCTGGCATCCTTAATCAGCCAAGTAAAAGAAATATAGGACGGGagagggcttttatttttaaattaagatggcAGCATTAATTTCACTAAGTGTTCTTTTAGAAGTAAATGTTGGAAAATCAGCAGGAGCATGGGTGTAATGCTTTCTGGTCCTCCTTCCAAGCAATGCCAGGAGCTTTGACAGTATTGTAATTAAATAGAGAGCAAAACTGGTAAGAAGGCAGGGTAGCTTAAAGTGCAAAAATTGACTGTTCAGATGCGGTGAATGGTACAGATTCACCTCATCTCCAAGTGCTTTCGAGAAAGCCTTCGCTTCTGATTACCACTAATTAAAAAGAAGATGGGTCCACTTGCATTCCCTCAAGACAAGTTTAGGCAAGTGGCTTTCTGGGAATCGGCTCCTTTCCCTATTCTTGGGACCAAATATAAATGCCCATTTGGTGTTTTCAACTGGCTTAATGGAGCAATGGAGGATGTGTGCCCAGCCCCGCGCCTTAATTAATTGGGTCcgtattctctctttttttc is from Zalophus californianus isolate mZalCal1 chromosome 4, mZalCal1.pri.v2, whole genome shotgun sequence and encodes:
- the LOC118356886 gene encoding WAS/WASL-interacting protein family member 1-like gives rise to the protein MQKLVVIAARESKAVPPPPTPRAAGRKQQGNGAQEALFWGHELLSTFQRSPPLTISAWELKISPPPSKVPTSPVSKKNPFVSRNRYKAGCPGLAALRASSQAGLAVPLPAFPLYCNIAKGGGGEKRAKPLGFQGRGALAGGAGGSGGGCSRRSRKGEEGAKGCFFFFFLKRCSEAGLGGPRVKWQAAESRSVSLSPRRSPPPPAPREQLQEPSARAARLQARRSGSNCCNRCCKFGNVASLCIFPRPAAPAPARAPPAPPPPPPSSLPRARWLARGWRRWPLGRASCLSSRGAAAETTAPERRRRRVRRPGGGRTREPGSCGRPGPGALEPAPLPGLLPGPLPLPGSEEEEEEAAAAAAALASSRLARSLRGAYTCVTDRAKSQLLPGSAADVSDPQPLGGRIVQAE